The genomic DNA CTGCCATACGGCGGCAAGATCCGCCAGATCATGGTCCAACTCGACCCGAAAGCGCTGCAGGCCAAGGGCCTCGCGCCCATCGACGTGGTCAACGCCGTCAACGCGCAAAGCCTGATTCTGCCGGGCGGCACCGCGAAGATCGGCGCGCGCGAATACAACGTCGAAATGAACGGCAGCACGAGCACGGTCGCCGCGCTCAACGATCTGCCCATCAAGACGGTCAACGGCAGCGTGGTCTATGTGCGCGACGTCGCGCATGTGATCGACGGCTATGCGCCGCAGACGAACATCGTGCGCAGCGACGGCAAGCGCGCGGCGCTTCTGCAAATCGAAAAGACTGGCAGCGCATCGACGCTCACCATCATCCAGCAGGTGAAGGCGATGTTGCCGAAGATCGCCGCCGGCCTGCCGAGCGCGCTGAAGATCACGCCGCTTTCCGATCAGTCGGTGTTCGTGAAGTCCGCGATTTCGGGCGTGGTGCGCGAAGCACTGATCGCCGCGTGCCTGACGGCCGCGATGATCCTGCTGTTTCTCGGCAGCTGGCGCGCGACGTTGATCATCGCAGTGTCGATTCCGCTTGCCGTGCTGACCTCGCTGATTGCGCTGGCTGCCCTCGGGCAGACGATCAACATCATGACGCTGGGCGGCCTGGCGCTCGCTGTCGGCATACTCGTCGACGACGCGACCGTGGCAATCGAAAACATCACGCATCACCTCGAAAACGGCGAGCCGCTGCACGACGCTATCCTGAACGGCTCGGGCGAAATCGCCGTGCCGACCTTTGTCTCGACGCTCTCGATTTGCATCGTGTTCGTGCCGATGTTTCTTCTTTCGGGCGTCGCGCGTTATCTGTTCGTGCCGCTGGCGGAAGCCGTCGTGTTCGCGATGTGCGCGTCGTACTTCTTCTCGCGCACGCTGATTCCGACACTCGCGATGTATCTGATGCGCGCGCCTTCGAAGAACGGTCACGCAGCGAAAGGCCCCTTCGCGATCTTTGCGCGCTTTCAGGCAGGTTTCGAGCGGCGCTTCGAAGCCCTGCGCAACGGCTACCACGACGTGCTGCAACGCGCGGTCGCGAATCGCCGTCGCTTCATTCCGGTTTATCTCGCGCTGTGCTTCGGCTCGCTCGCGCTGATTCCGTTCGCCGGGCGCGACTTCTTCCCCGCCGTCGATACGGGCGAAATCCGCCTGCATCTGCGCGCGCCGACGGGAACGCGCATCGAGCAAACGGCGCGTATCACCGATGAAGTCGAAGCAAAGATTCGCAGCGTGATTCCGAAGCCGGAACAGGCGGCCGTGCTCGACAACATCGGCGTGCCCGTGAGCGGCATCAACCTGACGTACGACTCGTCGGACCCGGTCGGCCCCGAAGACGCCGACATCATGATCACGCTGAAGCCCGATCACAAGCCGACGGCACAATACGTCGCGCAGTTGCGCAATGTGCTCGCTCAGTCGTTTCCTGGTGTGACGTTCGCGTTCCTGCCCGCCGACATCGTCAGCCAGATTCTGAATTTCGGCCTGCCCGCGCCTATCGACGTGCAGATCGTCGGCAACAAGCTCGATCAGAACCGCGTCGTCGCGGACAAGCTGCTCGCGCAGATGCGCGGCGTGCGAGGTCTCGTCGATGCACGCATCCAGCAGCCCGGCGACGAGCCGACCATCGACATCAATGTCGATCGCACCAAGGCGATGCAGGCGGGCCTCACGCAGAAGGATGTCGCGCAGAACATGTTGATCGCGCTGTCGGGCAGTTCGCAGACCACGCCGAATTTCTGGCTCGATCCGAAGAACGGCGTCAGCTATCCGTTGCTGGCGGAAGTGCCGCAATACGACATTCACTCGCTGCAAACGCTCGCCAACATTCCGTTGACGACGAACCAGGTCAGCGTCAATCCGCAGAATCAGCTGGGCACGCTCGGCACGATGTCGCGCACCATGCAGCAGGCCGTCGTGTCGCACTACAACGTGCAGCCCGTGCTCGACATTTTCGCGTCGACGCAAGGACGCGATCTGGGCGGCGTCGCAACCGACGTGACGAAGCTCGTCGATGCCGCGCGCGCGCAATTGCCGCCCGGCTCGTCGATTGTGATCCGCGGTCAGGTGCAGTCGATGAACGAATCGTTCGCGGGTCTCGGCGCCGGTCTCGTGTTCGCGATCGCACTCGTCTATCTGCTGATGGTCGTGAATTTCCAGTCGTGGCTCGATCCGCTCATCATCATCAGCGGCTTGCCGGGGTCGCTGGCGGGCATCGCGTGGATGCTGTTCGCCACGCATACGACGCTCAGCGTCCCCGCGTTGACGGGCACGATTCTCTGCATCGGCATTGCCACTGCTAACAGCATTCTCGTCATCAACACCGCGCGCGAGTCGCTCGCGAACGGCATGGCGCCGCTCGCTGCCGCGCTCGATGCAGGCTTCAACCGCTTCCGCCCCGTGCTGATGACGGCCCTCGCAATGCTGATCGGCATGCTGCCGATGGCCCTCGGACTCGGCGACGGCGGCGAGCAGAACGCGCCGCTCGGCCGCGCGGTGATCGGCGGTCTCGCGATCGGCACGGTGTCGACGCTGTTGTTCGTGCCCGTCGTGTTCGGCATGGTTCACGCGTGGCTCGCGAAGCGCCGCGCAAAGCGTGCCGCCGATTCCGCCGAAGTGACCACACACGCCCAGTAAGGATTTTTCATGACCACGCCCAATCTGCCGACCGGTCACGAGCCATCGGCCCGCACCGACCTCGCGCTGTCCAACGGCGAGCCTTCGCCCCACAAGCGGCGCTTCGTGCTGCCTGTCGCGCTCGCAGTCGTCGCTGCCGCGCTGCTCGCAATCGGCATCGTGCCGCGGCTGCATGCCAGCACGGCGCTCACGCAGCAGGTCGATGCGCAGCGCTATCTGAGCGTCGATGCGCTGACGCCGACGCGCGCGCCCGCATCGCAGGAACTGCTGTTGCCGGGCAATGTAATGCCGTACGCCGATGCATCGATCTACGCGCGCACGAGCGGCTACATCCAGCACTGGTACGCGGATATCGGCGCGAAGGTCCAGGCGGGCCAAACGCTCGCCGATATCCAGACGCCGGAACTCGACGCGCAACTGCGTCAGGCACGCGCCGACGAGGCGAACGCGAAAGCCAATTACAGCTTCGCGGACAGCACGGCGCAGCGCTGGCAAACGATGCTGCAAACGCAATCGGTCTCGCAACAGGACGCGAACGCGAAGACGAGCGACAGCGCGGCGAAGCTCGCGGCATGGCAAGCGGCGCAAGCGAACGTGGCCCGGCTATCCGAACTGGTGTCGTACGAGAAAGTGACGGCGCCGTTCAACGGCGTCATCACCGCGCGCAAAGTCGATGTCGGCGCGCTGGTGACGGCGGGCGGCTCGCCGGGCATCGCGGCCAATGGCGGTGAGCTGTTTCATATCGAACAGACCGACCGCCTGCGCGTCTATGTCGACGTGCCGCAAAACGACGCGCAGAGCATCGCGCCAGGCACGAAGGTCTATCTGACGACGCAGCAATATCCGGGGCGTCAGTTCGACGCGAGCGTTGCGCGCAGCGCCGATTCAATCGACCCTGTGAGCCGCACGCTGCACGTTGAAGTCGATGTCGACAATCGCGACGGCGCGTTGCTGCCCGGCGCGTATGCGCAGGTTCATCTCGCGCTGGTTACGGCGCATCCCGCGCTCGAAGTGCCCGTCAGCGCGCTGCTGTTCCGGCCGGATGGCGTGACGGTCGCCGTGATCGGCAAGGACGACAAGGTGCAGCTGAAGGCGGTGACCATCGGCCGCGATTTCGGCACGTATGTCGAAGTTGCCACGGGACTCGATGCAACCGACCGAGTCATCAACAATCCCGGCGACGCGATCAGCAACGGCGAAACGGTGCGCATCGCACCTGCGACGTCGACGACGTCGGCGAAGCACGGTTAAGCGCGAGGCGAGGCTCATCATGTTGAATATCCGTGCGTCGCTGGTTCGCAAGTCGATCGTCATTGCTGTCGCAAGCGCGTTGACGGCGTGTTCGACGCTGCCACACTATTCGCAGCCGCAAACGGCTGTGCCCGATCATTTCGCGAGCACGCCGCAGGCATCGGCGGGCTGGACGCTCGCCGCTCCCGCCGACGCGCAGTCGCGCGGCCCGTGGTGGACGCTCTATGGCGACGACGAGCTAAATAAACTCGAAGCGCAGGTCGACGTATCGAACCAGACCGTGGCCAAGGCCGTCGCGCAACTCGAAGCGGCGCGCGCGATGGTCGACTATCAGCGCGCCGGTTATGCGCCCACTGTGACGGCGGGAACGTCGGCGCAGCGCTTTCGAACCTCGCAGAACGTTGTACACCGGGGCCTGGCGGGCCATACCGTGCCCGATTATTCGGTGGGCGTTGCGGCGAGCTGGGAGCCCGATCTGTTCGGTCGTGTAAAGGATGCGACGGTCAACGCGCGCGACAACGCGCAGGCCAGCGAAGCGGATCTGCAATCGGTGCGCCTTGCCGTCGCCGCCGATCTCGCCACCGACTATTTCGATCTGCGCTCGCTCGACCGGCAAAAGAAGCTGCTCGACGATACCGTCACCGCTTACTCCGCCGCGCTGCGCATCCTGCAACAGCAGTTGAACGACGGCGCAATCGATGCGTCGGCCGTCGCGCAGGCGCAAACGCAGCTTGAAAGCACGCGCACGCAGGACAGCGATATCGACGTGCAGCGCGCGCAGCTTCAGCACGCCATCGCGATGCTGATCGGCCAGCCCGCTTCGTCGTTTTCGCTGCCGCCAAAGGTCGAGACCATCGCGCTACCGCAGATTCCGGCAGGCGTGCCGTCGCAATTGCTGGAGCGCCGCCCCGACATCGCTGCCGCCGAGCGGCGCGTGGCCGCCGCGAACGCGCAGATCGGCCAGGCGCGCGCGGCGTTCTATCCGAATCTCACCCTGTCGGCGACAGCGGGGCTCGAAAGCACGTTCTTTGCGCCGTGGCTCACTGCGTCGAGTCTGTTCTGGTCGCTTGGCTCGCAGATCGCGGGCACGCTGTTCGACGGCGGACGCCGCACAGCGGCACTGAAGGGCGCGAACGCGCAGTATGACGGTACGGTCGCCGATTACCGGCAAACGGTGCTGGTCGCATTTCAGCAGGTCGAAGACAACCTGTCGTCGCTCGATACGCTCGCGAACGAGGCCGACAGCCAGCAACGCGCAACGACAGCGGCAGACCTCTCGTTGAAGCTGACGTCCAATCGCTTTCAGGCAGGCGCGGTCAACTACCTCGATGTCGTCACGGCGCAGACCATCGCGTTATCCAATGAGCGTACGGCCGAGCAGATCGACGCGCGGCGTATCGACGCGAGCGTGCAGTTGCTGAAGGCGCTGGGGGGCGGATGGGATCGTGCCTCGTTGACGGATGCGCGCGCAACGGATTGACAGCCGCTTGCGCACACGTGGCGTGCAAATGCGCGCTGTCGCGTGTTGTCCCGACTGCAGCGTTAATGACGGTCGTCGTAATATATGGCCGTTCATAACGCAACGGGGAAATCGTGATGCGCAAGCTGTTGTTGTCGGGAATCGTGTTGACGGGTCTTCTTTTCACGGGCGCCGCTTCCGCCGATGAAGGCAAGGTCGAGGTGCTGTACGCGGGTTCGCTCGTGAATCTGATGGAACGCAGCGTCGGTCCGGCTTTCGAAAAGGAAACAGGTCTGCATTTTCAGGGCTATGCGGCGGGCTCGAACCTGATCGCCAATCAGATCAAGGGCAAGCTGCGGCGCGGCGACGTGTTCATCAGCGCGAGCCCGACGGTCAACCCGGGCCTGATGGGCGCGGCGAACGGCGATCATGTGTCGTGGTACGTGACGTTCGCCGAGTCGCCGCTGATGATCGGCTACAACCCGCAAAGCCGTTTCGCCGCGGACTTCAAGAAGAAACGCTGGGATGAAGTACTGCAGGAGCCGGGCATTCGCATCGGGCGCACCGATCCGAAGCTCGATCCGAAGGGCGCCTTCACAGTTCAGATGATGACGAAGGCGGCGGAGCTCTATAAACAGCCGGACCTGGTAGAGAAGACCCTCGGCGATCCGGAGAACCCGGCGCAGGTGTTGCCCGAAGAGACACTGGTTGGGCGGCTGCAATCGGGTCAGCTCGATGCGGGCTTCTTCTATTCGACGGAAACCTCCGATCTGAAGATTCCCGCGCTGCGCCCCGCGCCCGAGCTTCAGGCGAAGGCCAGCTACACGCTGACTATTCTCAATGACGCGCCGAATCAGGCGGGCGCCGCACGCTTCGTCGATTTTCTGCTGAGCGCGTCCGGTCGTGCGTTGCTGAAGCAGCATGGCGTCGATATCGTCAAGCCTGCCGTGACGGGCAATGCGCAAGCCGTGCCGTCGTCCGTGCAAGCCGTCCTCGACGCCGCGCAATGACACGCAAGACCGCGCGGCCGCTGCTGTGGCTCGCCTGCCTGCTCGCCGTCTATCTGTGCGCGCCGTTTATCGCGAGCATTCCGCAGGTCGGCCACGCGGACTGGACGGGCGTCGACTGGCGCGGAACGTGGTCGGCAGTGGCCGTCTCGGCGGGCAGCGCGAGTGTCGCGGCGCTCGTGATCCTGATCGGTGGCGTGCCGCTCGGTTACTGGCTCTCGCGTTCGACGTCGCGCGGTATGGCGCTGCTCGGCTTTATCGTGCAGTTGCCTCTTGCACTGCCGCCGCTAACGAGCGGCATTTTGCTGCTGTTTCTGCTCGGGCCGTATACCTGGCTCGGTCGATTGACGAACGGCGCCCTCACCGATTCGTTCGCGGGCATCGTGCTCGCCGAAACGTTCGTGGCTGCGCCGTTTCTGATCGTCGCGGCGCGCTCGGCGTTCGCGGCGATCGATCCCGTCTACGAAGACGTCGCGGCCACGCTCGGACATCGCGCGGCAAGCCGCTTTTTCCGCGTGATGCTGCCCATCGCCTGGCCGTCGATCCGCGCCGGTCTGGTGCTCGCGTGGCTGCGCGCGTTCGGCGAATTCGGCGCGACGGTGATGGTTGCCTATCATCCTTATTCGCTGCCTGTGTACACCTACGTTGTTTTCGGCGGCCAGGGCTTGCCCGCGATGATGCCGTTGTTGCTGCCGACGCTCGTCATCGCCGTGTTGTGCGCCGCGCTTTCGGTGGCGTGGCGTGATGGTCGTTCGAGCCTGTTCGATATTGCCGAAAACGGCGATGCATCGGACCAACCCGCACAAGATGCAGCGCGCCCTGCCCTGCCGAATCCGCGTCTTGCGTTTGCGCTCAAGCGCCATCTCGGCGCGTTCGATCTCGACATCGAATGGACGCCTTCGACACGGCGGCTCGCGATCATCGGCCCTTCGGGTTCGGGTAAATCGCTCGCGCTGAAGTTGATCGCTGGCCTTGAACGCAATGAAGCGGGCTTCGTGCGCTTCGGCGAAACGCAACTGGATGCGTTGCCGCCCGAGCAGCGCCACATCGGCTATGTGCCGCAGGACTATGGGCTGTTTCCGCACATGACACTGATGCGGCAGTTGTCGTTTCCCGTCGATGCGGATGCTGCGAGCGCGCGTTATTGGGCCGAGCACCTTGGACTGTCGGCGCTGATGGATCGCTTGCCGCGTCAGTTGTCGTTCGGTCAGCGGCAGCGCGTCGCGCTGGCGCGCGCGCTTTCGCGGCACAGCCAGCTTTTAGTGTTCGATGAGCCGTTTTCCGCGCTCGATACGCCGCGCCGTCGCCGGTTGCAACAGGCGCTGCGCGCATTGCAACGCGAGATCTCGGCCGTCACCGTGCTCGTCACGCACGATCCCGACGAAGCCGCATTGCTGGCGGATGAAGTGCTCGTCATCGAACGCGGGCGTGTGCTGCAGACAGGCGCCGTCGATCACGTATTCCGTCAGCCCGCGTCACTGCAGGTCGCGGCGCTGCTTGGGTTGCATAACGTCGGTGAAGGCACGGTTCGCGCGCCGGGCTCGATCGAAACCGCGTCGGGGCTCGCGATCGACACGGCAGACCGCGCCATTCCTGTCGGCGAGCGGGTGATGTGGCGTGTCGCGCCGTCTTCGATTGCGATCGCAGCGGACGGCGCGCACGTCGGAAACATCGATTCCATCGAGCTACGGCACGGTGATCTGTTCGCGGTCGCGGATATCGGCGGCATGCGCTTCGATATCGCTTGCGATGGCGAGCCAGCGCACATTCTAAAGCG from Paraburkholderia terrae includes the following:
- a CDS encoding efflux RND transporter permease subunit, whose protein sequence is MWIVKLALRRPYTFIVLAVLLFIIGPLAILRTPTDIFPNINIPVVSIVWSYNGFSAEDMAHRITSNYERALTTDVDDIEHIESQSLNGVSVVKVFFHPGADINRAIAEAASNSASILRVLPPGTLPPNIISYNASTVPVLQLGLSSNTLPEQTLYDLGNSFIRTQLATIQGAAVPLPYGGKIRQIMVQLDPKALQAKGLAPIDVVNAVNAQSLILPGGTAKIGAREYNVEMNGSTSTVAALNDLPIKTVNGSVVYVRDVAHVIDGYAPQTNIVRSDGKRAALLQIEKTGSASTLTIIQQVKAMLPKIAAGLPSALKITPLSDQSVFVKSAISGVVREALIAACLTAAMILLFLGSWRATLIIAVSIPLAVLTSLIALAALGQTINIMTLGGLALAVGILVDDATVAIENITHHLENGEPLHDAILNGSGEIAVPTFVSTLSICIVFVPMFLLSGVARYLFVPLAEAVVFAMCASYFFSRTLIPTLAMYLMRAPSKNGHAAKGPFAIFARFQAGFERRFEALRNGYHDVLQRAVANRRRFIPVYLALCFGSLALIPFAGRDFFPAVDTGEIRLHLRAPTGTRIEQTARITDEVEAKIRSVIPKPEQAAVLDNIGVPVSGINLTYDSSDPVGPEDADIMITLKPDHKPTAQYVAQLRNVLAQSFPGVTFAFLPADIVSQILNFGLPAPIDVQIVGNKLDQNRVVADKLLAQMRGVRGLVDARIQQPGDEPTIDINVDRTKAMQAGLTQKDVAQNMLIALSGSSQTTPNFWLDPKNGVSYPLLAEVPQYDIHSLQTLANIPLTTNQVSVNPQNQLGTLGTMSRTMQQAVVSHYNVQPVLDIFASTQGRDLGGVATDVTKLVDAARAQLPPGSSIVIRGQVQSMNESFAGLGAGLVFAIALVYLLMVVNFQSWLDPLIIISGLPGSLAGIAWMLFATHTTLSVPALTGTILCIGIATANSILVINTARESLANGMAPLAAALDAGFNRFRPVLMTALAMLIGMLPMALGLGDGGEQNAPLGRAVIGGLAIGTVSTLLFVPVVFGMVHAWLAKRRAKRAADSAEVTTHAQ
- a CDS encoding efflux RND transporter periplasmic adaptor subunit, whose translation is MTTPNLPTGHEPSARTDLALSNGEPSPHKRRFVLPVALAVVAAALLAIGIVPRLHASTALTQQVDAQRYLSVDALTPTRAPASQELLLPGNVMPYADASIYARTSGYIQHWYADIGAKVQAGQTLADIQTPELDAQLRQARADEANAKANYSFADSTAQRWQTMLQTQSVSQQDANAKTSDSAAKLAAWQAAQANVARLSELVSYEKVTAPFNGVITARKVDVGALVTAGGSPGIAANGGELFHIEQTDRLRVYVDVPQNDAQSIAPGTKVYLTTQQYPGRQFDASVARSADSIDPVSRTLHVEVDVDNRDGALLPGAYAQVHLALVTAHPALEVPVSALLFRPDGVTVAVIGKDDKVQLKAVTIGRDFGTYVEVATGLDATDRVINNPGDAISNGETVRIAPATSTTSAKHG
- a CDS encoding efflux transporter outer membrane subunit — protein: MLNIRASLVRKSIVIAVASALTACSTLPHYSQPQTAVPDHFASTPQASAGWTLAAPADAQSRGPWWTLYGDDELNKLEAQVDVSNQTVAKAVAQLEAARAMVDYQRAGYAPTVTAGTSAQRFRTSQNVVHRGLAGHTVPDYSVGVAASWEPDLFGRVKDATVNARDNAQASEADLQSVRLAVAADLATDYFDLRSLDRQKKLLDDTVTAYSAALRILQQQLNDGAIDASAVAQAQTQLESTRTQDSDIDVQRAQLQHAIAMLIGQPASSFSLPPKVETIALPQIPAGVPSQLLERRPDIAAAERRVAAANAQIGQARAAFYPNLTLSATAGLESTFFAPWLTASSLFWSLGSQIAGTLFDGGRRTAALKGANAQYDGTVADYRQTVLVAFQQVEDNLSSLDTLANEADSQQRATTAADLSLKLTSNRFQAGAVNYLDVVTAQTIALSNERTAEQIDARRIDASVQLLKALGGGWDRASLTDARATD
- a CDS encoding extracellular solute-binding protein, producing MRKLLLSGIVLTGLLFTGAASADEGKVEVLYAGSLVNLMERSVGPAFEKETGLHFQGYAAGSNLIANQIKGKLRRGDVFISASPTVNPGLMGAANGDHVSWYVTFAESPLMIGYNPQSRFAADFKKKRWDEVLQEPGIRIGRTDPKLDPKGAFTVQMMTKAAELYKQPDLVEKTLGDPENPAQVLPEETLVGRLQSGQLDAGFFYSTETSDLKIPALRPAPELQAKASYTLTILNDAPNQAGAARFVDFLLSASGRALLKQHGVDIVKPAVTGNAQAVPSSVQAVLDAAQ
- a CDS encoding ATP-binding cassette domain-containing protein, producing MTRKTARPLLWLACLLAVYLCAPFIASIPQVGHADWTGVDWRGTWSAVAVSAGSASVAALVILIGGVPLGYWLSRSTSRGMALLGFIVQLPLALPPLTSGILLLFLLGPYTWLGRLTNGALTDSFAGIVLAETFVAAPFLIVAARSAFAAIDPVYEDVAATLGHRAASRFFRVMLPIAWPSIRAGLVLAWLRAFGEFGATVMVAYHPYSLPVYTYVVFGGQGLPAMMPLLLPTLVIAVLCAALSVAWRDGRSSLFDIAENGDASDQPAQDAARPALPNPRLAFALKRHLGAFDLDIEWTPSTRRLAIIGPSGSGKSLALKLIAGLERNEAGFVRFGETQLDALPPEQRHIGYVPQDYGLFPHMTLMRQLSFPVDADAASARYWAEHLGLSALMDRLPRQLSFGQRQRVALARALSRHSQLLVFDEPFSALDTPRRRRLQQALRALQREISAVTVLVTHDPDEAALLADEVLVIERGRVLQTGAVDHVFRQPASLQVAALLGLHNVGEGTVRAPGSIETASGLAIDTADRAIPVGERVMWRVAPSSIAIAADGAHVGNIDSIELRHGDLFAVADIGGMRFDIACDGEPAHILKRGPARFAIDPRGVSVWTSGMGVTPAESLLSIASQP